The Fulvia fulva chromosome 1, complete sequence region GAGGCATTGTTGAAGTCAGATATGAAGTCCATGAGCAAACCAACCACGCTCTGTGCGATCTCGGAGAACTTGATAGCGCATTGATGTATCGAGTGGATCAGGAGGGATCTGTACTCGTTGTTCTTCTCGTATTGCTCATCAACGGTCTTCGCCAGCTCCTTCTTGAGCAGCATCACGACTTCCTCGACGTTCTTGCTCGACACCATGTCCATGGCAAGCTCAAGGGCTTTCTTTCGCACGTCCAGGTCTGGGCTCGAGAGTACGCGGAGGATCTCCATGGTCAGGTCGTCCAGAATGCCCTCGTTTGACTTTCGTAATGTGTTGACCTTTTCTAGAACGATGAGCTTCACGTTGTTGTCCGACTCCTTGATTGCCAGCTCAATAAACTTGCCAGCAGCTGCTTTCACTGCAACCGGGTTGTTGGTCAAGGCGGTCAATGAGGATGCTGCCTCGTACACGACTGTAGAGTCCTTCGCTTCGAGGAGATCGAAGATCAGTCGCAGATATCTCGCCTTGTTTCCTTGGTTCTGCACAGCATCTTTCCGAATAAACTCGAGCTCTACCAGCTGAAGCAATTCACTCGCATTTGGGATACCCTCAAATACCCCGCTCAGATACTCCAACGCCTTCTCATGACTTATGCTCAACAGTGCAGCAAATGCGTTTCGCTTACACGTGTTGTCGCTCTCGGATTCGAGGAAGGTCTGGATTAGTTCGGGAGCATCGGGCATCAGGGCCTCGGAATGCTGGAAGATCGAGGCAATGGCGAAGACGGCATTCTTGCGGACATATGAGTGTCGATGCTCGAGACATTGCCGTGCGGGGGCGAGCAGAGGTTCTATGAGTTCAGGTTCGCGCAGCTTGCAGAGGAAGCGCAGCGTGTTTCCCCTGATGTACTCGTTGGGGTGCTGGAGATCCATTCGAATGCCGTTGCACACCAGAATCATTTCCTGCTTGAGTTTTCCACTGGCGTCCAGCTTGGGGCAGATTTCGTAGTACAGGTACAGCAGCTTCTTGAGAGCCTTGCTCTTCGAGGGCATCACGAATCGGATGATGTGCATGAGGAGATTAGGCATTGGGTCGCCGTTGAGCATGACGGTCAAAATGCGCTTCATCGTCTCCTGCTTCGTCTCATCGTTGCCCTTCTCCAGCTGTGTCCGCAGGTCCTGCAATGACGGCTGGTCTGCTGCGTTGTCCTGATGTACCAAGCTGTACGACTGCTCGAGGAAAGTCGCCATGCTGAGCGGATGTGTGCGTGTGCGTGTGCGTGTGCGTGTGCGTGTGCGTGTGCGTGTGCGTGTGCGTGTGCGTGTGCGTGTCGTGTCGTGTCGTGTGAGGGCGCAGGCGTGTGCTCGTCAGGAGCAATTGCTCACTGGCGGTGTTGGCACTTTATTGATGCGCCGCCGATCTCGACAACCCTTCCCGCTCCCGACACGTGGGGCTGTGTTGGATGTCGGTCTGTTCGAGGTGAAGCCAGGAGCGGCGATTATGGCAGAGGGATTGGGCGGAGATTGGTCGTGGAAAGCAGTGACATGAGAAACGGACTGAGCCGTGGTTGTTCGTGGCCGTGTCTCCAGCAGCCAGCTGTCTCTCTACACCAGCAGGAAGGGTCGACGAGCAGGGGTCTTGGCGATATTTGGCCTCCCCGCTACCACAAAACATCTCTCTTCGCAAGCCACTTCTTGCCAAACAACACGCTGGCTCCAAACACGATCGCCGCCATGTCAGGAACCGCGGAACCCTTTTACTTGAGATACTAGTGAGTCTCCCGCGAAGAAGAACGGCGCCGATACTACGTGCCATTTCTGCTTCACTTTCTGCTTCACATGGAGAATGTGCTCGACACTGACCCATATCACAGCTCTGGTCACTCAGGAAGGTTCGGACACGAGTTCCTCGGTAAACCAATGCTTCGCCCAGGTGTCTCTCGAGTGAAAGCTCACGCTGTGCAGAATTCGACTTTAGAGTGGTGGGCGATGGCAGCCAAGCGATAGCCCGCTATGCCAACAACTCGAACTACAGGAACGACTCCCTGATCAGGAAAGAGAGTACGTCGTCCTCACTTTGGATCAGTGTACGAATGCTAGCATGCTAACAGACATGCGTAGTGTGCGTCAGCTCGCTCATGGTCAAGGAGATCAAGCGCATCATCAAGGACAGCGAAATCATGAAGTGGGCATCTTCACCACAGACCTGAGAGGAATGTCAGCACTAACATCATACAGGGAAGACGACACTAAGTGGCCACAGAAGAACAAGGACGGTCGACAGGAGCTCGAGATTCGGCTGGGAGGCGAGCACATCTCGTTCGAGACTGCCAAGATAGGATCATTGGTGGATGTGAACGAGTCCGAGGATCCAGAAGGCCTGCGCGTCTTCTACTACCTTGTGCAAGACCTCAAGGCGCTTGTGTTCTCTCTGATATCACTCCACTTCAAGGTCAGCTACGCTAGCATGAGTCCCTCCTTTCGATGCTAACTTTGACCAGATCAAGCCCATCTGAGGCCTGGGAGGACAGATCACCGCAGGCCTACAGATTGACACGACTGAAGCACCAAGGACGACACACGATCTGTTATGCCACCACCACGAAGACCACGTATAGCCAGGAAGACATTAGCACTTTCCAGAGAGAAGTCAAGGACCGCATGACATGCCAAGGTCGAAAGACGAATGGGGCATAGGGCGAGCGGCAGGGCCGCGTGAAAGCTGGGGTTCACGATCGTCCAACGCCAGAAGACCCGTCAGACCTCTCTCCAAAGAACGTCATCCAAACAACCATCAGCGCTGAACTGCACATACAGCTGTCGCAACTGAAAACTTCCACCTTTTGTCGTGCAGGCGCGATACTGTGTCTCTTCCATTCTTGACATCGCCGCGATTTGTAATGCCTTCATAAACCGCCGAGCCCTAATCGACCCACTGCCGCAACGTCACGCGAGTGCCTGAAGATGCCGACTCCCAGTGAAGACACAATCCAGCCCACCGAGATCGTAGATGCCACCCCGTCCTCGCAGAATGGCTTCATGAGCTGTCCACCTGAAGAACAAAGAGAGCCTCGTGCGCCTCGCGATGGACCAATAGAACGAGTCGACACGCCTCATCCCGCATCGCTCGACGATCACACAACGATCCATGACCATGGCTCAGACTTCGCGGCATCGGAACCAATGCCAGGTCGCGACGCTACCTCCGGCACACACGACGTGATGGAAACAGAACACAGGCCTCCCAAGGGAGAGCACATAGAAGATGCTGGCATACTGGTGGAACCACCGAGTCCAACCGTGGGATCGCCAGATGTGCCTAGCGACAGCGATACCAAACTGGCACAATCTATGTCAACAGCAGCCATATCGCCTGCGACACCTCCACCGCAATATCTGCGCTTTCCAGAGTTGGACCAAAACAGGGTAAGGCGCAATGCTAGAAGCGTGTGAGAAGATGCATCGGGCTGACAACTCTACTACAGCAAACATCGCCGAGTTCGACCACGTCATTTCTCCGTCCAGGGAGCAAATTCCGAGGAACGCAACAGTCTGACCGACAGGTCTACGATGTGCAAGTCGAGATCAAGGACGTGGACTTAGCCGAGTCGTTCTTGTGTGGCTATCTACGGATACAAGGTAAGAGTATGGACTATCATAGAAGACGGTCCTTGGGTGCTGACACATTTCCAGGCCTGACTGACGACCACCCGACACTCACGACTTTCTTCGAAGGCGAGATCATTGGCCCAAAATACCTCTTCAAGACCACCCACACGTCCTGGGGCAGCAGCGAGAAGGTCGACTTACAGCACTGGGCACGATTTCCAGCATGGCGGCCGCTCGCAAAGTCTGCCAAAAGTCCAAATTTCACTCTGAAGAATTATCAGCAGAGGGAGCACCTATTTATGCGCTGGAAAGAATACTTCCTCGTACCTGACCATCGGGTCAAAACGATCACGGGCGCGAGTTTCGAGGGCTTCTACTACATCTGCTTTAACCAGGCTTCGGGGTCTGTGAGCGGGATATATTTCCACGCTAAAAGCGAAAAGTATCAACAGCTTGAACTCAAGCATGTCGAGGACAGAGGTTGCATGCCGGCGATGGAGTTCCGATGACGAGGCTATCAGCTGTTGTGTAGGTGGACGATGTTTCAACCATGCGGGAGGGATTTGATAGCGTTATGGCGCAAGACTGCGGAACCAGGCTGCAATGTGTCCTTTTAGGGTTGGAGAGCAAGAGGATCTGGGTTCTGAATGCATCGCACACCTCGGCGGTGGTGTTACCAGGTTGGAGGGGAATAACGGTCTGTATATAACCATCTTTCAGAGGACTTCTTCAACGGTCGGCTTGCAAACCAAACATCGATGGAACCCACCAGAATAGCAGGATCTCGCCTCGTCCTCTGACCGCGAAGGAGTATATCGCTTCCTCACCCATCTTCGTCTACGAGGAGGCCGCGACGACCTTCAGCTGATGCTCTTGGAAGCTCTCGCAGTCGGTGTTTCACGAAGCGTAGCAGTAGCAGTGGTCACGCAATCTGTCCGCCATTGCATCGACTTGTGGCCGGTGTACCTCTCGGACGCGACCACAAAGCTTCTCACAGCTTCGTCGCCATCGCCATCCTCTAGCATTTATCGGGATGAAGGTATTCTGAGCGCGGCACTCACGCCATGTGTACATTACTCCCGCTCTGCCCATCGGTTACACCTTGCTGTGCACGCAAGACTGGGTAGTCACGACTTGCTTGATGATTTCATGCCGCTCCACAGGGCGAACACGCGTCGTCCTAGTGGCTTCAACGGCATTCACTGCACTGTTCAATAGCATGCAGAATCTCAGGGGAAGGACCGGGCTTTCTCCGGAGAATTGCGTACGGAGTGTCGTGGCTTGCATATGCTGCTGACACGAACGTACATGCGACTCCATCAGATGAACTTTGCCTGGAAGGTCTCGACGGCGACATCACATCCGTCGAAAACTTCCGGTCGTCGAGCGCTGTGAGTGGGAGCGCATACTGTACTTCTGCCATGTGAGAGGAATGCTTGTTCCGACCAAGCACCCGTATCGACGTCTTGACGGCGCGAAGCGATCCGATGATCGTGCGTCTCACACTGCGTAACACTGGGCCAACCCGCACGGTACCTGACGATCGTCCTTTGACAACCTTGCAACACACTCGTGCACTTGAGGTGTCCACCTACCGCGCCCGGACTCGCGAACTCCTTCCGCAAGACGCCTATAGGCAGAGAAAGAGCGCACGTATGCTCCCATGGCCTCGCACTTCTCGTGTGGGTCGAGATTGCTCACCTCTCCTGCTAAACAAGGCTATTCCTGCTGAGTGGACCGGACGAATGATTGTCATTGTGGTCGTGTCCAAGAAGGCTCCGTCTTCTTCGACCTTGCCGGGGATATATCAGTTCTTGCCTGCTCACTTGGGACTGTCGCAACTTTCTCCCTCTTCACCACCTCTCGTTTTACTTAGTCCCTCGCTCATTTGATTTAATATCTTGTTTCCTTTTCTTGCCATGAAAGCCGTATTCCATGCAGCGGcatttgctgctgctgcttcGGCTGCCGTCCTTCGTCGGGACCAATGCTGCTTTCAGATCACTGCTACAGGCGGCGTCTCTGGAGTGATGGGACATCTGTCGGACGGGCAGAACCGCATCAACGGCAGCTATCCAGCCGCGACATACTGCCTGAACAACGGCGTCATGCTGGACGACACTGGCAAGACCTGCCTGGTGACCCTCGACAACGATGCGACTCACCAATTCCAATGCGATGAGCACCCAGAATCCGCACCACTTTCGGCTTCCACAGGCTGGAGCGTCGCAAACAACGGCTCTCTCCTTTTTCAGGGCAACGATCAATTCTACGCATGTCCCGCAACCGATACGGAATACAATCTTTACACCCAACGGTTGAACGGTCAAGACAAATGCAAGGCTGTCAAGCTCAACACCAACGCCAACAGCACATGTGGTGGAACATCGGGAGGCCAGTCAGCACCTTCAGGCTCAGCATCCGTTTACGCCAGCACTCCTGTTGGTCCTGTTGGAGGCAGCGCCACTGGCTACGTCGCCACTCAAAGCCAGAACACCCCGGCCGCCTACAGCTCGCACGGCACTGCTTCATACCCATACGGTTCGCAGAGCGTTCCTGGCTACGGCACTGCATCGCAAGGTACCGCTCCGGTCTACAGCGCTGTCTCAACACCTGTTGTTCCAGGCTATGGATCCCAAACCGCACCTGGATCTGGCTCCACAGTGCCAGCTTATAGCTCCGCATCCGAGTCTACTGCCCCGGTATACAGCGCTGCCACAGAGGCCACGACTGTTGAGACTGTGCCTTCGTACAACACTGAGACTGCGCCCATCAACAGTGCGACGACCGAGGTCACCACGGCGGAGACGATTCCCTCGTATGGTGCTAGCTCACAGCCTGTGGTTCCGGCTTACAGCTCTGAGTCTCCCTCTTCGTCCGTCGAGACTGCTCCAGTGTACAGCTCAGCCTCAACTCCTATTGTACCAGCCTACAGCTCGGTACCGGTACCTTCTTCAGTCGAGACTGCTCCAGTCTATAGCTCGGTTCACAGCTCGGTCTACGGCTCAGTCTACAGCTCAGTCTACAGCTCGGTGTCCACTCCGGTCGTACCTGGCTACGAGTCTTCTGCATCAACGCCGGTTGTGAGCACCCCGGTCGAAAGTGCGCCAGTCGAGAGCACGATCGCCTCAAGCACTGTGGTCACACCATACGTGCCTGTGGTCGAGACCACCCCTG contains the following coding sequences:
- a CDS encoding Glucose-induced degradation protein 4, producing MPTPSEDTIQPTEIVDATPSSQNGFMSCPPEEQREPRAPRDGPIERVDTPHPASLDDHTTIHDHGSDFAASEPMPGRDATSGTHDVMETEHRPPKGEHIEDAGILVEPPSPTVGSPDVPSDSDTKLAQSMSTAAISPATPPPQYLRFPELDQNRQTSPSSTTSFLRPGSKFRGTQQSDRQVYDVQVEIKDVDLAESFLCGYLRIQGLTDDHPTLTTFFEGEIIGPKYLFKTTHTSWGSSEKVDLQHWARFPAWRPLAKSAKSPNFTLKNYQQREHLFMRWKEYFLVPDHRVKTITGASFEGFYYICFNQASGSVSGIYFHAKSEKYQQLELKHVEDRGCMPAMEFR